In Synechococcus sp. HK05, one DNA window encodes the following:
- a CDS encoding NAD(P)H dehydrogenase subunit NdhS, translating into MADSLPILPGSTVVVRDATSIYNGYQGFVQRISGRNAAVLFEGGNWDKLVTMPLKILEQA; encoded by the coding sequence ATGGCTGATTCCCTGCCGATCCTGCCGGGCTCCACCGTGGTGGTGCGCGATGCCACGTCGATTTACAACGGCTACCAGGGCTTCGTGCAGCGCATCAGTGGCCGCAATGCCGCCGTGCTGTTTGAAGGCGGCAACTGGGACAAGCTGGTGACCATGCCGCTCAAGATCCTCGAGCAGGCTTGA